Below is a genomic region from Tumebacillus amylolyticus.
GCCTCCGCTGCCGTCACCGAGGCGGTAGTCATCGACACAGACTCGATCCACCACGTCAGCCAACACGTCTGCAAACCCCTCCGTGCTCGGTAAAAACGGAGCCACCGTCGCTTGCGCCGGGACTCCGGCCTCCACGATCCGGCGCAAGGCGTTCAGCCGTGCGGGAATCGGAGGTGCTTTGGGCGCAAACAGGCGGCGGATGTCTTCACGGTCGGTCTCCACCGTCATCGAGATGCGAATGCGGTTCCCAAAGCGTTGGAACAACTCGACATCCCTTGCCACCAAAGGGCTCCTCGTCTGCACGAACAGAAAGTCGGGGAGATTCTCCGCCATCACTTCCAACAGCGACCTCGTCACTTCGGCTTGCTTTTCCACAGGCTGATACGGGTCGGTCGCGGAGGACATGAAGATCGTGACCGGGCCTTTTTTTCGAGCCTTCGCCAGTTCTTTTTTCAACAGCTCCGCCGCCCCCTGCTTCACGTCCACCCAACTCCCCCACTCCTGCTTGCGAAAAAGAGCGACAGGCATCCGGCGAACGTAGCAGTAGGAGCAGGCGTAGCTGCATCCTGTATAGGGATTCAGCGTGTGCGAATACCCTTCGAGAAATCCGGAGCCCGCATTGAGCAGGGACTTCGGCGTTTTTTCATGAATGTCAGGCTTCATCGACGGTCTTGCAAACGCGCAATCTGGAACACGACCACCCAGACCACGGCAAACCCGATGAACTGCCCGAGGGTGAAACCTTGCTTGAGGAACAGCCAGTTCAGCGTCAGACCGGCC
It encodes:
- a CDS encoding SPL family radical SAM protein encodes the protein MKPDIHEKTPKSLLNAGSGFLEGYSHTLNPYTGCSYACSYCYVRRMPVALFRKQEWGSWVDVKQGAAELLKKELAKARKKGPVTIFMSSATDPYQPVEKQAEVTRSLLEVMAENLPDFLFVQTRSPLVARDVELFQRFGNRIRISMTVETDREDIRRLFAPKAPPIPARLNALRRIVEAGVPAQATVAPFLPSTEGFADVLADVVDRVCVDDYRLGDGSGGKRTERLGIPELYEANGLQEWYEPDAYLRVVERLREVLPAEKVLVSQQGFLP